The following proteins are encoded in a genomic region of Dokdonia donghaensis DSW-1:
- a CDS encoding NADP(H)-dependent aldo-keto reductase — MQYNKIPHTDIEVSKICLGSMTWGRQNTEAEGHEQMSYALDNGVNFIDTAEMYSVPFKPENQGSTETIIGTWLAKNKNRDKIVLASKITGPSPTFKPIRDNLGFSKEALEDALHKSLKRLQTDYLDIYQLHWPERNTNYFGQRGYKHDSSEQWEDNIATILESLDTYVKQGKIRHIGLSNEGPFGTMRFMEEARKGAPRAVTVQNPYSLLNRTDEVGLTEVLHREGIGLLPYSPLGFGQLTGKYLDGYPEDARVTLFPNYSRYHNDNSFEATRRYKAIADSHGLSLTQMALAFVNDRPFVTANIIGATSMKQLKENIGSASVSLSEEVLKAIDEVHEVIPNPAP; from the coding sequence ATGCAATACAATAAAATACCGCATACAGATATAGAAGTATCAAAAATATGTCTAGGCTCTATGACGTGGGGACGTCAAAATACCGAGGCAGAAGGACACGAGCAAATGAGCTATGCGCTTGATAATGGAGTAAACTTCATTGATACTGCAGAGATGTATAGTGTCCCTTTCAAACCCGAAAATCAAGGGTCTACAGAGACTATTATAGGGACTTGGCTTGCAAAAAATAAGAATCGTGATAAGATTGTGCTGGCATCAAAAATTACGGGTCCTAGTCCTACTTTTAAGCCTATAAGAGATAACCTAGGTTTTTCAAAAGAAGCTCTTGAAGATGCTTTACACAAGAGTTTAAAAAGACTACAAACAGATTACCTAGATATTTATCAATTACACTGGCCTGAGCGCAATACAAACTACTTTGGACAACGAGGATACAAGCACGACAGTAGCGAGCAGTGGGAAGATAATATTGCAACCATTTTAGAAAGTCTCGACACCTATGTAAAGCAGGGTAAAATCAGGCACATAGGTCTATCAAACGAAGGGCCGTTTGGGACAATGCGATTTATGGAAGAAGCTCGTAAAGGAGCACCTAGAGCCGTAACGGTACAAAACCCATATAGCTTACTTAATCGCACAGACGAGGTAGGTCTTACAGAGGTGTTACATAGAGAAGGTATAGGCTTACTACCATACTCACCTCTTGGTTTTGGACAACTTACAGGTAAATACCTTGATGGTTATCCAGAAGATGCGCGTGTAACTTTGTTTCCTAACTACAGTCGTTATCATAATGATAACTCATTTGAGGCTACAAGACGTTATAAAGCAATTGCAGATAGTCACGGTTTAAGCCTTACACAAATGGCGCTTGCCTTTGTAAACGATAGGCCATTTGTTACGGCAAATATTATAGGAGCTACCAGTATGAAACAACTTAAAGAAAACATAGGAAGTGCATCTGTTTCCCTTTCTGAAGAGGTTCTTAAGGCTATAGATGAGGTACACGAGGTGATACCAAACCCTGCACCATAA
- a CDS encoding LuxR C-terminal-related transcriptional regulator: MNNLQQKISFILLVFISTLAAHSQKVADDLTVTSFEFIRDVENKISSSTLLKEEFKPIDEKDLNWGSENGWYWFKITLDLKESEEGVYHFKVPSIHIKSFSLFQHSNDSIKYLGTSGNDIHIIEKPELERLTSVPAKFNKGENTFYIQTFFWHEAYFPLTVVDNITYQRNNISTLAFSGSYFGFALLVIILNLFMYFTFNEKVYLYYVYFLFATSASIFYDDGFFSYFFPGIIKYYDFIEMLLHWLCGVTAALFSFTFLRINSVMPHIKKWFYIALFIAAGLYIGSLLLDNFYLFRSAGYLMSSLLIGCWLLCWYIATKYSYAYILVIAYLILLFSSIGHFALRVTGYQFIEITSNQVKFGGIIEMLILGTALLYRFKFIKRENHDIRNQLEHYVRELQNVASSKEQTLQESVDQISTSHNLSKRETEVLLELSKGYTNKQIGEALHISIATVKFHTSNIYTKLDVSNRSEVIEKVT; encoded by the coding sequence TTGAACAACCTACAACAAAAAATATCATTTATACTTCTTGTATTTATTTCCACCCTTGCTGCTCACTCCCAAAAAGTAGCAGATGACCTAACGGTAACTTCATTTGAATTTATAAGAGACGTAGAAAATAAAATATCTAGTAGCACACTACTCAAAGAAGAGTTTAAGCCCATAGATGAAAAAGACCTAAACTGGGGAAGCGAAAACGGATGGTACTGGTTTAAAATTACGCTAGATCTTAAAGAAAGTGAAGAGGGTGTTTACCACTTCAAAGTACCTTCTATACACATTAAAAGTTTCTCTCTGTTTCAACACTCAAATGATTCTATAAAATACCTAGGCACTTCTGGAAATGACATTCATATTATAGAAAAACCAGAACTTGAGAGGCTTACCAGTGTCCCTGCAAAATTTAACAAGGGAGAAAACACATTTTATATACAGACTTTTTTCTGGCACGAGGCTTACTTCCCTCTTACCGTTGTAGATAATATCACATACCAGCGCAACAATATATCTACGCTTGCCTTTTCTGGTAGTTATTTTGGGTTTGCCCTTCTGGTAATCATCTTGAATCTATTTATGTATTTCACCTTTAATGAGAAGGTATATTTATATTATGTTTATTTTCTGTTTGCCACCTCTGCAAGCATCTTTTATGATGATGGCTTTTTCTCCTATTTCTTTCCGGGGATTATTAAATATTATGACTTTATAGAGATGCTTTTACACTGGCTATGTGGTGTCACAGCTGCCTTATTCAGTTTTACATTTTTAAGAATAAACTCTGTAATGCCACACATAAAAAAGTGGTTTTATATCGCTCTATTTATAGCTGCAGGACTCTATATAGGGAGCTTGTTACTTGATAATTTCTATCTTTTTAGATCTGCTGGTTATTTGATGTCTTCTCTACTTATAGGCTGCTGGTTATTATGCTGGTATATCGCTACAAAATACAGTTATGCCTATATACTTGTAATAGCATACCTTATACTACTGTTTTCTTCCATAGGCCACTTTGCACTGCGAGTAACGGGGTATCAATTTATTGAGATTACTTCAAATCAAGTAAAATTTGGTGGTATTATAGAAATGCTCATTCTAGGCACAGCACTATTATATCGCTTTAAATTTATAAAAAGAGAAAACCACGACATACGTAACCAGCTAGAGCACTACGTAAGAGAGTTACAAAATGTAGCCTCCTCAAAAGAGCAAACACTCCAAGAGAGTGTAGATCAAATAAGTACAAGTCACAATCTTTCTAAGCGCGAGACCGAAGTACTCTTAGAGCTATCTAAAGGCTACACAAATAAACAAATAGGAGAAGCGTTACACATCTCTATAGCCACAGTAAAATTTCACACCAGTAATATTTATACAAAACTAGATGTGTCTAATAGGTCAGAAGTAATAGAGAAGGTAACCTAA
- a CDS encoding GEVED domain-containing protein, with the protein MKKINLLLCIALLAFGFGVSAQQVEPVGPFSVTTAATVTQMPSIASRSELIPSVDKPGPVQDGRASKYEIVPGKGSTGDDVLAQSQHRSTNTIQGRTPSLVLETALSNSQPTDPSGAVGPNHYFAVFNTGFRIFDKDGTPLTAQLGTGNIFPASGCCDLTVSYDNLADRWVVSFLGGGVQVAISNGPDPVTSEWTVYNFPNISDYNKLSVWRDGYYVTENTGGSTKLWVLERAFLGDGTPDPAAQMAGFELPGIVTSGFHSPQALNITDDNHPTTGGCPIVYLQDDAWGGVTTDHVKLWEATMDWDTPANSTVSAPLEISTAPFISVFDNGSFANLTQPGGQDIDALQATIMNQAQFRKFGDHNSAVFNFVVDTDGSAAELAGIRWIELRQDSDGGAWSLFQEGTYTAPDGKHAWHGSMAMDSQGNIGLGYTAMAGPDTPTDGSVDLVLSSYYTGRYAADAPGTMSVEETLIAKGSGNIPGSERYGDYGKMDVDPVNGKEFWFLNEYVGANGRANVLGVFQIAPNFPNDLGVTSIDTPVTGTLTATEDVTVTIFNFGENDESGFDVTYQIDGGALVTEAFTGTIASATSATFTFATQADLSAVGQTYSIVASTSFAADEDNSNDSTTKEVTHLNPVDTGVIAITTPESGSGLSDAEVVTVTIQNFGGETQTSIPVFYTLDGGAAVQETFSGSIASGETTTYAFTATIDLSELGDYTIVAGTEMAADADETNDDFTFEVSNFICQPESDCDGFNDGVTQFQWADQDIAVDCSATSVGYSDNSDIVFNIILEENPFVGTLQMGFADSIYALWIDFNDNNAFEDDELISSEQVATANSDFEFTVDFNDFPALTTGMHKMRLRGEDESTAGDVTDPCGDLAFGRTNDFTVNISGMLLGLQDEEFAQADFTIVESSKNNFDINFITSYEELAGLRVYNMLGQEILYYNMTKQGDRYTYNLDMNYVSKGVYIVQVGTIDGTSVRTQKLVVK; encoded by the coding sequence ATGAAAAAAATTAACCTTCTGTTGTGCATTGCACTCTTAGCCTTTGGCTTTGGAGTTTCTGCTCAGCAAGTGGAGCCAGTTGGCCCCTTTAGCGTTACCACTGCTGCTACTGTAACCCAAATGCCTTCTATAGCGTCACGCTCAGAACTTATTCCTTCTGTTGATAAGCCAGGGCCTGTCCAAGATGGACGTGCGTCTAAATATGAAATAGTGCCAGGCAAAGGATCTACAGGAGACGATGTTCTTGCTCAAAGCCAGCATAGAAGTACAAACACGATACAAGGTAGAACACCAAGTCTCGTGCTAGAAACGGCACTTTCTAACTCACAACCTACAGACCCGTCTGGAGCAGTAGGTCCAAATCATTATTTTGCTGTATTTAATACAGGATTTAGGATTTTTGACAAAGATGGGACACCATTAACAGCACAATTAGGAACAGGCAATATATTTCCTGCTTCTGGATGTTGTGATCTTACTGTGTCATATGATAACCTTGCAGATCGCTGGGTTGTTTCATTTTTAGGAGGAGGTGTACAAGTAGCAATCTCAAATGGACCAGATCCAGTTACCTCTGAATGGACCGTTTATAACTTCCCAAACATTTCAGATTATAATAAATTATCAGTTTGGAGAGATGGGTATTATGTGACTGAAAATACTGGAGGCTCAACTAAGCTATGGGTTCTTGAGAGAGCCTTCTTAGGAGATGGAACTCCAGATCCCGCTGCACAGATGGCTGGTTTTGAACTGCCAGGCATTGTAACTAGTGGTTTCCATAGTCCGCAAGCACTTAATATTACAGATGATAATCACCCTACAACAGGAGGATGCCCTATTGTATATCTTCAAGATGACGCTTGGGGCGGTGTTACAACAGATCACGTAAAACTATGGGAGGCGACAATGGACTGGGATACGCCAGCAAATTCTACAGTTTCGGCTCCATTAGAAATATCAACCGCTCCTTTTATATCTGTATTTGATAATGGGTCATTTGCAAACCTAACACAGCCTGGAGGTCAAGATATTGATGCTTTACAAGCTACAATTATGAATCAAGCACAATTTAGAAAATTTGGAGACCACAATTCAGCGGTATTTAACTTTGTAGTAGATACAGATGGTAGTGCTGCAGAGCTAGCTGGTATAAGATGGATTGAGCTTAGACAAGATAGTGATGGTGGTGCTTGGTCTTTATTCCAAGAAGGAACTTATACGGCTCCAGACGGAAAACACGCTTGGCACGGTAGTATGGCTATGGACTCTCAAGGAAATATAGGTTTAGGGTATACAGCTATGGCAGGACCAGACACACCTACAGATGGAAGTGTGGACTTAGTATTAAGTTCATATTATACAGGAAGATATGCTGCAGATGCTCCAGGTACAATGAGTGTTGAAGAAACACTAATAGCAAAAGGATCAGGAAATATACCTGGGTCTGAACGTTATGGAGATTACGGAAAGATGGATGTAGATCCAGTAAACGGTAAAGAATTTTGGTTCTTAAATGAATATGTAGGAGCGAACGGACGTGCTAATGTATTGGGTGTTTTTCAAATTGCACCTAACTTTCCAAATGATCTAGGAGTAACTAGTATTGATACACCGGTAACGGGTACACTAACAGCAACTGAAGACGTTACTGTAACTATTTTTAACTTTGGCGAAAATGATGAATCAGGGTTTGATGTAACTTATCAAATAGATGGAGGAGCTTTAGTGACAGAGGCATTTACCGGAACAATTGCATCTGCTACTTCGGCTACATTTACTTTTGCAACCCAAGCAGATTTATCTGCAGTAGGTCAAACGTATTCTATCGTAGCTTCTACATCATTTGCAGCAGATGAAGATAACTCAAATGATTCTACTACTAAAGAGGTGACTCATCTTAATCCGGTAGATACTGGTGTTATAGCTATTACAACGCCAGAGTCAGGTTCAGGATTGTCGGATGCAGAAGTTGTAACGGTAACTATACAAAACTTTGGAGGAGAAACACAAACTTCAATACCAGTGTTTTATACCTTAGATGGTGGAGCTGCAGTACAAGAGACTTTTTCTGGATCTATAGCGAGTGGTGAAACAACAACATATGCTTTTACTGCTACAATAGACCTTTCAGAACTTGGAGATTATACAATAGTTGCTGGTACTGAGATGGCTGCTGATGCAGATGAGACTAATGATGACTTTACATTTGAAGTAAGTAACTTTATATGTCAACCAGAATCTGATTGTGATGGTTTCAATGATGGTGTAACACAATTTCAGTGGGCAGATCAAGATATTGCTGTAGATTGTAGTGCAACTTCTGTAGGTTACAGTGATAATTCTGATATTGTATTTAATATCATATTAGAAGAAAATCCATTTGTAGGTACCTTACAAATGGGGTTTGCCGATTCTATTTATGCACTTTGGATAGATTTTAATGATAATAATGCTTTTGAAGATGATGAGCTTATCTCAAGTGAGCAAGTAGCAACAGCAAATTCAGATTTTGAATTTACTGTTGATTTTAACGATTTTCCAGCATTAACAACGGGAATGCATAAAATGCGTTTGCGTGGCGAAGATGAAAGTACAGCAGGAGATGTGACAGACCCTTGTGGTGACTTAGCATTTGGAAGAACAAATGATTTCACGGTTAATATAAGCGGGATGCTGTTAGGACTTCAAGACGAAGAATTTGCACAGGCAGATTTTACTATTGTTGAATCATCAAAGAATAATTTTGACATCAACTTTATTACAAGCTATGAAGAGCTAGCTGGCCTAAGAGTTTACAATATGCTAGGTCAAGAAATTCTTTATTATAATATGACTAAGCAGGGTGACCGTTACACGTATAACCTTGATATGAATTATGTATCTAAAGGTGTTTACATTGTTCAAGTAGGAACAATTGACGGAACATCTGTTAGAACTCAAAAATTAGTAGTAAAATAA
- a CDS encoding OmpA/MotB family protein, with protein sequence MKKILICLLALSALVSCVPAKKFKDLEAKYSRLRKDNRNMSKELSEAKAALEKTKEERDLALVDLDALSNKYNEVSGEYDAAKANLAQLQDSYNALETNSSASIAENSKKNRQLLAELESKQNDLAEKTAALEAERKRLERLQKDLADRSARVDELEGLIAAKDAKMRGLKDAISKALTDFEGKGLTVEQRDGKVYVSLENKLLFDSGSWTVGTNGTKAVKQLGSVLADNPEIAVLIEGHTDNVPYGGSGNLQGNWDLSAKRATSIVNILRQNKRIDPKNLTAAGRGEYAPVAENDTPENKAKNRRIEVILTPKLDEVKALLQEID encoded by the coding sequence ATGAAAAAAATACTGATATGCCTTCTGGCTTTGAGTGCGCTAGTATCTTGTGTACCTGCAAAAAAGTTTAAAGATCTTGAGGCAAAATATAGCCGCCTTAGAAAAGATAACCGCAATATGTCTAAGGAGCTCTCCGAAGCAAAAGCTGCTCTCGAAAAAACTAAAGAAGAGCGTGATCTTGCTCTAGTAGACCTTGATGCACTATCTAATAAATACAATGAGGTAAGTGGAGAATATGATGCTGCAAAGGCAAATCTTGCACAATTACAAGATAGCTATAATGCCCTAGAGACTAACAGCAGTGCCTCAATAGCAGAAAACTCAAAGAAGAACAGACAACTGCTCGCAGAACTAGAATCAAAACAAAATGACCTTGCCGAAAAAACAGCAGCTCTTGAAGCAGAGCGTAAGCGACTAGAGCGATTACAAAAAGATCTGGCAGATAGGTCTGCGAGAGTAGATGAGCTAGAAGGTCTTATTGCGGCAAAAGATGCAAAAATGCGAGGTCTTAAAGATGCGATATCTAAAGCGCTCACAGATTTTGAAGGTAAAGGCCTTACTGTAGAGCAACGAGATGGGAAAGTATATGTCTCACTTGAAAACAAACTGCTTTTTGACTCAGGTAGCTGGACTGTGGGTACAAATGGAACAAAGGCAGTAAAGCAACTAGGTAGTGTACTTGCAGATAACCCAGAGATTGCCGTGCTTATAGAAGGACACACAGATAATGTGCCTTATGGAGGAAGTGGTAACCTACAGGGTAACTGGGACCTTAGTGCAAAGAGAGCAACATCTATTGTAAACATACTGCGCCAGAATAAAAGAATAGATCCCAAAAATCTTACAGCAGCAGGTAGAGGAGAATATGCTCCAGTAGCCGAAAATGACACGCCAGAAAATAAAGCCAAAAACAGAAGAATAGAAGTAATCCTTACACCAAAACTTGATGAGGTAAAGGCTTTGTTACAAGAGATAGATTAA
- the radA gene encoding DNA repair protein RadA, which translates to MAKIKTTFFCQNCGTQYAKWQGQCNACKQWNTIVEEVVQKADKKDWKSSTTKVSGLTRTSKPLKVADISTASEARMNTKNGELNRVLGGGLVPGSLTLLGGEPGIGKSTLLLQISLALPYKTLYVSGEESQQQIKMRAERIHPESDQCYILTETKTQNIFRHVEEVQPDIVIIDSIQTLHSDHIESTAGSISQIRETTSELIRFAKETATPVILIGHITKDGNIAGPKILEHMVDTVLQFEGDRNHVYRILRAHKNRFGSTSELGIYEMQGSGLREVSNPSEILISKNDEELSGTAIATTMEGMRPLMIEIQALVSTAVYGTPQRSSTGYNVKRLNMLLAVLEKRAGFKLGAKDVFLNVTGGISVDDPAIDLAVVAAVLSSNVDIPVDKAMCFAAEIGLAGEVRPVNRIEQRILEAEKLGFTSIIISKYCKIPDNAYRINVIKVAKVHDVVRHLFG; encoded by the coding sequence ATGGCCAAAATTAAAACCACCTTTTTCTGTCAAAACTGCGGGACCCAATATGCCAAATGGCAGGGGCAATGCAACGCCTGTAAACAATGGAACACCATCGTAGAGGAAGTAGTACAAAAAGCCGACAAGAAAGATTGGAAAAGCAGCACTACCAAAGTTTCAGGACTTACAAGAACAAGCAAGCCACTTAAAGTAGCAGATATCTCTACCGCCTCTGAAGCGCGTATGAATACAAAAAACGGCGAGCTTAACCGTGTGCTGGGAGGTGGGCTTGTACCAGGATCGCTTACACTCTTAGGTGGAGAACCAGGCATAGGGAAGAGTACACTGCTGTTACAAATAAGTCTTGCTCTACCTTATAAAACACTATATGTTTCTGGTGAAGAAAGCCAGCAACAAATAAAAATGCGGGCAGAGCGCATACATCCAGAAAGTGATCAATGCTATATTCTCACTGAGACAAAAACCCAAAACATCTTTAGACACGTAGAGGAGGTACAGCCAGATATCGTGATTATAGACTCCATACAAACACTACACTCAGATCATATAGAGAGTACAGCAGGCAGTATTTCTCAAATACGAGAAACCACATCAGAGCTTATACGCTTTGCAAAAGAGACAGCAACGCCAGTGATTCTTATAGGTCACATCACAAAAGATGGTAATATAGCTGGCCCAAAGATACTGGAGCATATGGTAGATACCGTACTACAGTTTGAGGGAGATCGCAACCACGTGTATCGCATACTTAGAGCACACAAAAACAGATTTGGGAGTACCAGCGAGCTTGGTATTTATGAGATGCAAGGCTCAGGCCTTAGGGAGGTAAGTAACCCTAGCGAGATACTCATATCAAAAAATGATGAGGAATTAAGCGGTACAGCCATTGCCACCACAATGGAAGGAATGCGCCCCCTTATGATAGAGATACAAGCACTTGTGAGCACCGCAGTATATGGAACACCACAACGTAGCTCTACGGGCTATAATGTAAAGAGGCTCAATATGCTTCTAGCCGTACTTGAAAAACGAGCTGGGTTCAAACTAGGTGCAAAAGACGTGTTTCTTAACGTGACAGGAGGCATCTCTGTAGATGACCCTGCAATAGATCTTGCCGTGGTAGCAGCCGTATTATCAAGTAATGTAGACATCCCTGTAGATAAAGCAATGTGCTTTGCTGCAGAGATTGGGCTAGCAGGCGAGGTAAGACCCGTAAACCGCATAGAACAACGCATTCTTGAAGCAGAAAAGTTAGGCTTTACCAGTATTATTATTTCAAAATATTGCAAAATACCAGATAATGCGTATCGTATAAATGTGATAAAAGTGGCTAAGGTGCACGATGTAGTGAGACACTTATTTGGGTAA
- a CDS encoding lysylphosphatidylglycerol synthase transmembrane domain-containing protein: MSTKKHTSLALKIILPLVGVFLVWYQLSKMSGAERSDMWEAIKTVDPIWIIISLLFGLFSHLSRAYRWKFLLEPLGYKPRFSSSFMAILIGYFANTFIIRSGEVLRGVAISRTDNIPFEKAFGTIVAERIADLIVLLLVMATAVVLQSTALVSYFRDNANPIGFIILLIVGIATGIIGLRLLKTSSHSFIKKIRDFGLGLLDGIKSILKMKHNGAFIFHTLFIWFMYIGMFWVMKFTVPGIASAPLGVILASFVIGAFAMSATNAGMGVYPIAMGAIFSFFGYEGGIIFGWLLWGTQTIFNVVVGGICALIVLIFNKG, encoded by the coding sequence TTGTCTACAAAAAAACATACAAGCCTTGCGCTTAAAATTATACTCCCACTCGTGGGAGTTTTTTTGGTCTGGTATCAACTTAGTAAAATGAGTGGTGCAGAGCGCAGCGATATGTGGGAGGCTATAAAAACAGTAGACCCGATATGGATAATTATCTCATTACTTTTTGGTTTATTTAGTCATCTTTCAAGAGCTTATCGCTGGAAATTTTTGCTAGAACCTCTGGGCTACAAGCCTAGATTTAGTTCGAGCTTTATGGCAATTCTCATAGGTTACTTTGCAAATACATTTATTATACGATCTGGAGAAGTATTAAGGGGAGTTGCCATCTCACGCACAGACAACATACCGTTTGAAAAAGCCTTTGGAACTATTGTAGCAGAGCGCATTGCAGACTTAATTGTACTTTTACTAGTTATGGCAACTGCTGTGGTTTTACAGTCTACTGCTCTTGTTTCTTATTTTAGAGATAATGCAAATCCTATTGGTTTTATTATACTTCTCATTGTCGGGATTGCGACGGGTATCATAGGGTTAAGATTACTTAAAACTTCCTCTCACTCATTTATTAAAAAGATAAGAGATTTTGGTCTTGGGCTTTTGGATGGCATCAAAAGCATACTTAAGATGAAGCATAATGGTGCTTTTATTTTTCACACGCTCTTCATATGGTTTATGTATATAGGAATGTTTTGGGTAATGAAATTTACAGTACCCGGCATTGCAAGCGCACCACTAGGAGTAATTCTTGCATCTTTTGTAATAGGAGCTTTTGCTATGAGCGCGACTAATGCTGGTATGGGTGTTTACCCTATAGCAATGGGTGCAATTTTTAGCTTCTTTGGTTATGAAGGAGGGATCATTTTTGGATGGTTACTCTGGGGTACTCAAACTATTTTTAACGTGGTAGTAGGAGGTATTTGTGCCTTAATAGTACTCATATTTAATAAAGGCTGA
- a CDS encoding exodeoxyribonuclease III translates to MKIVSYNVNGIRAALRKDFALWLKQTDPDVVLLQETKATPDQVDVAVFEELGYEHYWFSAQKKGYSGVAVLTKKTPKHIEYGTGIASMDFEGRNIRVDFDDVSVMSMYLPSGTNSARLEHKLEYMDLLQDYVNELKQDKPNLVIGGDYNICHEAIDIHDPVRNKKVSGFLPVEREWIGNFMESGFVDSFRHLNKEPDNYTWWSYRANARANNKGWRIDYNMVSEPLKDKISRAIILSDAKHSDHCPHMVELDLS, encoded by the coding sequence ATGAAAATAGTATCTTATAATGTAAACGGAATTCGTGCTGCCTTGCGCAAAGATTTTGCACTCTGGCTTAAGCAAACAGATCCAGATGTGGTCTTGTTACAAGAAACTAAAGCTACACCAGATCAAGTAGATGTTGCCGTTTTTGAAGAACTGGGATACGAGCACTACTGGTTTAGTGCGCAAAAGAAAGGATATAGTGGAGTAGCCGTACTTACTAAAAAGACACCAAAGCATATAGAATATGGTACTGGTATCGCCTCTATGGATTTTGAGGGGCGCAACATACGTGTAGATTTTGATGACGTGTCTGTGATGAGTATGTACCTGCCTTCTGGTACTAATAGTGCCCGTCTTGAGCACAAGCTGGAGTATATGGATTTACTACAAGATTACGTAAATGAGCTCAAGCAAGATAAACCTAATCTTGTGATAGGTGGAGATTATAATATTTGTCACGAGGCTATAGATATACACGACCCAGTGCGTAATAAGAAGGTAAGTGGATTTTTACCTGTAGAGCGCGAGTGGATAGGTAATTTTATGGAGAGCGGTTTTGTAGATTCTTTTCGTCATCTTAATAAAGAACCAGATAACTATACCTGGTGGAGTTATAGAGCAAATGCTAGGGCAAACAATAAGGGCTGGCGTATAGATTATAATATGGTGAGTGAACCTCTTAAAGATAAAATATCACGGGCAATCATACTCTCTGATGCAAAACATAGTGATCACTGCCCTCATATGGTAGAGCTTGACTTATCATAA
- a CDS encoding alpha/beta hydrolase — MKLRFFTLIISFLSLPLFAQIDYKELSSDILGETRQLKIQLPRNYEGNVDKTYPIIIVMDGDYLFEPVAGNVDYYSYWEEMPQVIVVGINQVESRNDDTYYDEVSNLPSDTGASFFEFVGLELMPYLDKNYRTSTFRIAVGHDLTANFMNYYLMKDPALFQGYISLSPDIAPQMEERLTARLGAIDQKLFYYLATGTEDIGALRNSIIQLDSQIKQVKNESLQYNFDNFEGATHYSLVGRAIPKALEQMFSVYRPISKTEYKERLLKSDAPYDYLIDKYTTVKDLFGLDDPIRINDYVATATALEKKGDWTGLANLGQLARKQYPETMLGNYYLALSLEKAGEPKKAMRTYQNAYLLEEVSFLTKDLMLDRADKIKEDFGY, encoded by the coding sequence ATGAAATTACGTTTTTTCACACTCATTATCAGTTTTTTAAGCCTACCGCTATTTGCACAAATAGACTATAAAGAGCTTTCCTCAGATATTCTAGGAGAGACGAGACAGCTTAAAATACAACTACCTCGTAATTATGAGGGTAATGTAGATAAAACCTACCCTATTATCATTGTTATGGATGGTGATTACCTTTTTGAGCCTGTCGCTGGTAATGTAGATTACTATAGCTACTGGGAAGAAATGCCTCAAGTAATAGTTGTGGGCATTAATCAAGTAGAAAGTCGCAATGATGATACCTATTATGACGAGGTAAGCAACTTACCATCAGACACAGGTGCTTCGTTTTTTGAATTTGTAGGCCTAGAGTTAATGCCTTACCTAGATAAAAATTATAGAACAAGTACTTTTAGAATTGCAGTAGGCCACGATCTCACAGCAAATTTTATGAACTATTACCTTATGAAAGATCCAGCACTCTTTCAAGGATATATATCTCTTAGCCCAGACATCGCTCCTCAAATGGAAGAACGACTTACTGCTAGGTTAGGAGCTATCGATCAAAAACTCTTTTATTACTTAGCTACTGGAACCGAAGATATAGGAGCCCTACGCAACTCTATTATCCAGCTAGACAGCCAGATTAAACAAGTTAAGAATGAAAGCTTGCAATACAATTTTGATAATTTTGAAGGAGCAACCCATTATTCTCTTGTGGGTAGAGCTATACCAAAGGCATTAGAGCAAATGTTTTCTGTGTATAGACCTATAAGCAAGACAGAATACAAAGAACGCTTACTCAAAAGCGACGCTCCGTATGACTATTTAATAGATAAATACACTACTGTAAAAGACCTCTTTGGCCTAGATGACCCTATACGAATCAATGATTATGTTGCGACTGCAACAGCCTTAGAAAAGAAAGGAGACTGGACGGGGCTTGCAAACCTGGGGCAACTAGCTAGAAAACAATATCCAGAGACTATGCTAGGTAATTACTACCTAGCTTTATCTCTTGAAAAGGCTGGGGAACCTAAGAAAGCGATGCGCACTTATCAAAATGCATACCTATTAGAAGAAGTTTCTTTTCTTACTAAAGATCTTATGCTTGATCGAGCTGATAAAATAAAAGAGGATTTCGGATACTAA